One Salvia miltiorrhiza cultivar Shanhuang (shh) chromosome 6, IMPLAD_Smil_shh, whole genome shotgun sequence genomic window, tactgactcctgaagaagaccattcGACTACatgtataatgttggtttatgttcagattaattttgaattgttacggaagcatgttgggccggATAAGTCTTCACCGACTATTTTCGATTTGAACATGAAATTGTATTATGATGAATTACTAGAGGATTTGTTAAAGGATGATTTTGTCATTAATTGTGAATTGGGTAGgtttgatatatatttttagggctgggaatcgggtcgggttcgggtaccctacccgaaaaaatcgggtacccgaacccgaaaattgACCAAAACCCacacccgatcccgaacccgattctgaaatcgggtaccctaatacccgagtcgggtatccgattcgggtattcgggtacccgaaatacccgatacTTTTTACAAAAGCAGCAGCAAATTCGATGACCAAATTCATACACCAAATCGGACCAAATTCATACACCAAATCGAATATTTCGATGACCAAATTCATACAGAAAAGCTGACCAAATTCGATGACCAAATTCATACACAAAATCAGACCAAATTCATACACAAAATCAGACCAAATTCGATGACCAAATTCGATAACACATACAGatctgtatttaaaaaaaaaaaaaaagaataagaagaagaagaagaggaagaagaagaagacgggcggcgaggggcgccgctgggTCGGGGCGGGGCGGCGAGGGCTCACGTTATGCTCGTAGTTGGAGAAGGCTCGCGGCGGTCCGGCGGGTAGGTGGAGAAGGCTCgcggcgagagagagagttgaatagagagagaattgagaatctgagagagagagttgaatagagagagaatagagagaGAATTGAGAATCTGAGAGAGAGAATTGAATAGGCGagagaattgagagagagagaatagagagagagagagagttgaataGTCAATTAactttaaataatactccctccgtcccattaaagttggccataTTTgtttcggcacagagattaagaaattgagtgttatatgttttaatagagtgtgacctacaattgttgaccaaattagtgagtaattgttgacttaattaaagtaattttggcatttttagaaagtggcctacaattgttgatcAAATTAGTGAGtgattgttgacttaattaaagtaaacttttgccatttttagaaagtggccaactttagtgggacacccaaaatagaaatgtggccaactttaatgggacggaaggagtataattgattaaataaaatatatatataataataataaaaaattcgggtattcgggtatacccgatacccgatcgggtatacccgatacccgatttttagaccaccctaatacccgaacccgacccgataccctaatttttcgggtatcgggtaccctatacccgattttttcgggtcgggtagtcgggtacccgatacccgataccctatcttcccacccctatatattttattaaagtggatatttttgatagataaggTATAgaggtgggtattttaaattttgacccaaTTCTAAAACCCACCAAATAATAAGCCCAGTATTAAATATGATGGGCCTGCTAAACCCACAGTACAACTTGAGATGGAAGACGTACAACTTGTAACTCCCTAAGCAAAAAAAAGACACAAAATTCagatctctctctcccctctctctaATCGCTCCAAGCTGCGAAAATACAGAAAAATTACTCCGCAGAAATGGCGCTAAATCTCCGGCAGAAGCAAACCGGTAAATCTTCGCTCCGTTCATCTCTCCTACTATTTCAGAATTCAATTTGCTTAATCTcgtttgctgaatttggcagaGTGCATCATTAAGATGCTGAATCTGAACCAGGCTGTCGGCACCGTCGGCGGAACGGCGAACGAGGAGGTCTACAAGATCCTGATCTACGACAGATTCTGCCAggatatactctctccgttgaTCCACGTCAAGGATTTGCGGAAGCACGGAATCACGCTATATTTCCTCGTCGATAAGGATCGGAATCCCGTCCACGACGTCCCCGCCGTCTACTTCCTCCAGCCGACACATCAGAACGTGCAGCGCATCGTCGCCGACGCCTCCAGAGCGCTTTATGACTCCTTCCACCTCAACTTCTCCTCCTCCATACCCCGGCCGCTCCTCGAGGACCTCGCAACCGGTACTATTTTCCTCTCACATTTCTATTCGATTTTATTTCATAACTTCTATTAACTGTTGTTAGGTTAGTTGAAAATTTTTGTTAGAAAAATGTGAATTTTTGTCCTGTAAGATGATAGGTCTATGAATTAGATGATCTGATCTAATGCGGCTGAATGCGAATTCTGATTTTGGTTTCTCGTTCTGCTTATAGTGATAACTATCGcagttaatttcagtttatatcTGCATTAAGGGATCTTCGTAGTTGGTAGGGTGGAAGTCCTAGTTCATATTGCTTGGATCCGAAGCAAGGCCTGATGTTTAGTTTGGCTTTCTACTTTTTTGGTTTAAGGAACAATGAATTCCGATTCGATTCAACGGATCTCCAAGGTGCATGATCAGTATCTGGAATTCGTGACTCTGGAAGATAACTTATTCTCACTTGCCAATAAGAATTGCTATGTTCAGTTGAATGATCCATCTGCTGGAGATAAAGAGATTGAGGAAATTATTGAAAAGATTGTTGGAGGATTATTCTGTGTTTTGGCGACccttgcagttgtgcccattaTTAGGTGTCCCCGTGGAGGTCCAGCTGAGATGGTAGCTTCCTTGCTGGATCAGAGATTGCGCGACCATTTGCTGGCAAAGAACAATTTGTTTACTGAGGGTGGCAACTTCACCAGTTCATTTCAGAGACCGATTTTGTGTCTGTTTGACAGGAATTTTGAGCTATCCGTGGCTATACAACACGATTTTAGGTATAAGCCGCTTGTTCATGATGTGCTTGGTTTGAGGTTGAATAGATTGAATGTGAAAGTAGAGAAAGGAGGGATGAAATCGTATGAATTGGATCGCACTGACCCATTTTGGACAGCAAATGGGTCGCTGGAATTTCCAAGAGTTGCTGAGGAAATTGATGCACAGTTGAATAAGTACAAGAAAGATGTCGAAGAGGTGAATAGGCGGACTGGTGGTGATGAAGCTCAGTTTGATGGGACAGATCTAATTGGCAACACAAAACATCTCATGAATGCAGTTAATTCTCTGCCTGAATTGACTGAGAGGAAGCAAGTGATTGATAAGCATACTAACATTGCTACTGCGTTGTTGGGTGAGATCAAGGGGAGGACTCTTAATGAATTTGCTGAGAAGGAGAGCGAAATGATGGTCAGAGGTGGGATTGATCGTAACGAACTTCTTGCTGTGCTCAAGGGCAAAGGGGACAAGATGGACAAGTTACGATTTGCTATCATGTTTCTTATTTCAACAGAAACCATCCCATCTTCAGAAATTGAAGCGGTGGAAACAACGCTTAGGGAAGCTGAGGTTGATACTAGTGCATTTCAGTATGTGAAGAAGATAAAATCATTGAATGTCTCCCTAGCATCAGCTAACTCTGCAAGCAGGGGAAACATTGTTGATTGGGCAGAAAAACTCTACGGGCAGTCAATCGGTGCTGTAACTGCTGGTATGAAAAACTTGCTGTCCAACGATCATCAATTGGCACTAACCCGAACAGTTGATGCATTAATGGAGGGGAAACCTAACCCTGACATTGACTCGTATCTTGTGTTTGATCCCCGCGCCCCAAAGTCATCCATGGGCTCAAGCGGCAGCCACATGAAAGGACCGTTTAAAGAAGCTATAGCATTCATGGTTGGTGGTGGAAACTATGTGGAGTACATGAGCTTGCAAGAGCTCGTTCATCGCCAGCAACCTCCTAAGCATGTCATCTACGGAACCACCGAGATCCTCACAGGAGACGAGTTTGTGGAGCAGCTGGCAGTGCTAGGGCGGAAAATGGGTTTAGGAAGTGCTCCACCTATCACTGGCAGCTCAAATAGGTAAATGTGTTTGTACACCATACTTTTTTGCAGTGGTTGCTTCTTTAAATGGATATATATTGTGCATATATTTGAAGATATGCATTCGACTTGATGAATCCGTGGAAATTGCTGTGTTGTTTAAACCTGTGTATCAATGTTCAATTCTCATGATTAGGGTATCATGTTGTTTTTCCTAATTTGCTTCACAGTTGTTGCACATGGACTTCCATCTTGTACCAAATTATCCCTCTCtttcatttttctatttttttttaattatatccaAATGTTGAATTTCTAATTTGAGCCTTGTCAATCTCATGTTTTTCATTCGAATTGAAACACTTTGTTCAATACAATTGAATTTCGACTTTTTTTTAATCTTGAAATGAAATTACAAGTTATAACAATAATGTACGATAcaatcataataatattaaatt contains:
- the LOC130989202 gene encoding SEC1 family transport protein SLY1, coding for MALNLRQKQTECIIKMLNLNQAVGTVGGTANEEVYKILIYDRFCQDILSPLIHVKDLRKHGITLYFLVDKDRNPVHDVPAVYFLQPTHQNVQRIVADASRALYDSFHLNFSSSIPRPLLEDLATGTMNSDSIQRISKVHDQYLEFVTLEDNLFSLANKNCYVQLNDPSAGDKEIEEIIEKIVGGLFCVLATLAVVPIIRCPRGGPAEMVASLLDQRLRDHLLAKNNLFTEGGNFTSSFQRPILCLFDRNFELSVAIQHDFRYKPLVHDVLGLRLNRLNVKVEKGGMKSYELDRTDPFWTANGSLEFPRVAEEIDAQLNKYKKDVEEVNRRTGGDEAQFDGTDLIGNTKHLMNAVNSLPELTERKQVIDKHTNIATALLGEIKGRTLNEFAEKESEMMVRGGIDRNELLAVLKGKGDKMDKLRFAIMFLISTETIPSSEIEAVETTLREAEVDTSAFQYVKKIKSLNVSLASANSASRGNIVDWAEKLYGQSIGAVTAGMKNLLSNDHQLALTRTVDALMEGKPNPDIDSYLVFDPRAPKSSMGSSGSHMKGPFKEAIAFMVGGGNYVEYMSLQELVHRQQPPKHVIYGTTEILTGDEFVEQLAVLGRKMGLGSAPPITGSSNR